CACAGTTGCGGGCGGGCGGTGCCATGAGTGATAACATAACCCTTCCGGCACTCGACTCCACCAACATATTTGACGACGGATTTTCCGACACACTGACCGGCGGAACTACGGTCACGCCAACCGACGATAATTTGGATTGGTTTTTCGCTAAATTATCATCCCCGGCTGTGGACACCATTACCGATTTAAGCAGTGGTGAGGCGATTAATTAGTTTTTGGCCCTTTTGCTTGGCGTTTGTAGCCCCTCAGAATTGCTAAGTTGGCTAAACGGCCCTCCACTAACACAGTGTTTCTTGCGTGGAAACCCTGGAATTGCTTAAACTAGATATCGGCTGGAGTTCGGGGAAAGTAATTTTGGGGTACGGCTAGTGTTGAATCAGAAATCCGATCGCTGGTTCATGGGGAAATTGTTGCGCATTTTTCGCTTGGCTTTGGGGTGCGCGCTGTGCCCCTTTCTTAATGCCCAGCTTGCTTGGTCTGCTGACAATGAGCCGAAGCCGGAGTTCCACCAGCAAATTGAGCCGCTTCTTGTCCAATACTGTTACGAATGTCATGGTTTTGGCGAAAAGAAAGGCCAGGTGGCCTTCGACGAATTCAAAACCGATGACGAGTTACTGCACAATCCAGACCTGTGGTGGAAGGTATTGCGAAACGTCAGATCCAACATCATGCCGCCCGCTGGCAATCTTCGACCTACGAATGAAGAAAAACTGTTGCTAGCGCAATGGATTAAGTATCAAGGGCTGGGCATCAATCCTCGGGATCCCGATCCCGGTCACGTCACATTGCGGAGATTAAACCGAGTTGAGTACCGCAATACTATTCGCGACTTGATGGGATTCGATTACAAGACGACGGAAGAATTCCCCGCGGACGATACAGGCTATGGCTTCGACAATATCAGTGATGTGCTCACGGTCTCGCCGTTGCTGTTGGAAAAGTACCTGAAAGCAGCGGAAACGATTGTGGCTGGGGCGGTCCCCACGGAACCGCGATCGATCGACGAACACACGATCCCAGGCAACCGCTTTCACACAGCGGACGAAAAACTCAATGGCAGTCGGTTGTCATTTTATCAACCGGCAACAATTGCCCATTCGTTCCATGCATTGCACACAGGAACATATCGTGTGTTATTGGATGTGGTTGTTCAAGGCAACTTTGAATTCGATCCGGGTCGCTGTCGAGTCATATTCAAAGTTGATGATCAACAAGAATTGCAAGAAGAATTCGGCTGGTACGACGGCAAAAAATTTCATTTTCAATTCGAACAACAATTAAGCGAAGGCGATCATCCGTTCACGTTAAGTTTGGAGCCTCTTACGCCGACAAGCAAAAAAATAAATTCTCTGGATTTGATACTTACCTCAGTGCAAGTTCAGGGGCCATTGGAAGATCAATACCGTGTAAAAACTGCAAACTACGATCGTTTTTTTTCGCGAAGCGAGCCACCGAGCAGCGAAGACGAGCGCCGCCAGTATGCCCGAGAGGTTTTGAGCAAATTTGTGAAGCAGGCTTACCGTCGCCCGGTGGATGATGAAACGATTGAACGATTGGTAACGATCGCTAGGTCAGTTTACTCTCAGCCCGATAAACGCTTTGAAGAAGGCGTGCAACGGGCGATGGTTGCCGTGCTGGCATCGCCACGATTTTTGTTCCGAGCAGAAGAGCCTGATCCTACGCATTTGAACGACACCTATCCCTTGGTGGACGAATACGCGTTGGCCTCGCGCCTGTCTTATTTTTTGTGGTCGTCCACGCCGGATCGTGAGCTATTTCAGCTCGCTGAGCAGGGACAACTGCGAATGAACCTAGAAAAGCAGGTTCTACGGATGATTAAGGATCCGCGCAGCGAGGCGTTGACTCAAAACTTTGTCGGCCAATGGCTGCAAGTGCGTGATGTAGAAGGAACGCCCATCAACGAACAAGCCGTCGTCGCCCGCGAAGACGATGAATTGCGAAAGCTACTCGATACTCTTCGCAATGGCGGCCCTGATATTGATCGCCGTTCCATCTTCCGTCAGCTTCGCAATCGCCCCAATGCCGTGCAGTTAAATGGCGATATACGCCATGCGATGCAGCAGGAAGTCGAAATGCTCTTTGACCATATTGTTCACGAAGATCGGAGTGTATTGGATTTAATCGATTGCGATTACACATTTTTGAATGAAAAACTGGCCAGCTATTATGGACTCCCCGATGTCCACGGAAACGAAATGCGCCAAGTGGCATTGCCCAAAGACAGCCCAAGGGGCGGGGTGTTGACAACGGGCGCCGTGCTTGTTGTCACTTCGAACCCCGACCGCACCTCGCCCGTAAAGCGCGGCCTGTTTATCCTGGACAACATTTTGGGCTCTCCGCCGCCACCCCCTCCGGGCAATGTTCCATTGCTTGAAGACTCGGAAAAGGGGTTTAAAGATCATCAGCCAACCTCACGGGAAGTTTTGGAATTGCATCGCAGTCAGCCTTTGTGCAGTTCCTGTCACACCCGAATGGATCCCCTCGGATTGGGGCTCGAGAACTTCAACGCCCTGGGAAGGTGGCGAGATAAAGAGCGTGGACAGCCGATAGATTCTACGGGGGAGCTTTTGACAGGAGAAAAATTTGAAAGCGTTCAGGACCTCAAACACATCCTGCTTACCCGGTATCGTGAAGATTTTTACCGCTGTTTGACCGAAAAATTGCTGACCTTTGCCTTGGGGCGGGGTTTAAACTATGACGACGTGGATACGGTCGATACCATTGTTGATCGGCTGCAACAAGAAAATGGCCAGTTCTCCGCTCTCTTGACTGGAATAATAGATTCGCCACAATTTGAAAAGAGGCGGAGAGCAATCGCCGTTGTCGGACAAACAGCACAAAAGCCTTAAAGTTCTTCTTTGCCAGCAGGTACAGAAATGAATAACGTTGCTCCAAATGTCAATGGCGAACCGCGGCGACGTGATATAAATCGACGGCACTTTTTGCGAAGTCTCGGTGTTTGCGTCGCTCTGCCGGCATTCGAATCCTTGTTGCCATCCAAGCTGCGAGCCGCCGAAGCGTTTGGTCGTGTTGTTTCTGATCCCACCGCACCAACCTCAGCGACGACTGCCACCGGCGCTCCATTACGAATGGCATTTGTATACTTTCCGAACGGCGCTCGGCAGGACTATTGGTGGCCTAAAATTGCAGAAAATAATTCTCATACTGGCCTTCAGTTTGGCACGGCTGATTTCCAATTCGGCCGCACCATGCAGTCGCTCGAAAAACTTAGGCAACACGTTCAGGTTCTTAGCGGACTTGATCACATCAATGCGACGCCGGGCCCTGACGGTGCTGGTGACCACGCCCGTGCAAATGGCACTTTTTTGACCGGAGTGCGTGTAAGAAAAACTGCCGGCGCCGATATCCATGCCGGCGTTTCCGTCGATCAAGTTGCCGCCGAACACATTGGTCATCTCACTCGGTTTCCCTCTCTCGAATTGTCGTGCGAGCCAGCCCGCAAATCGGGCAATTGTGATTCTGGCTATTCCTGTGCCTACCAATTCAATTTGGCTTGGCGTTCTCCCACTTCGCCGTTGGGGCCAGAGGCGAATCCTCGCCTGGTATTCGAACGTTTGTTTGGAGCGGGTCCGCAAGGGCAACGGCAGGATAATTACTTGCTCCGCCAGCAGCAACAGCGTTCGATCCTCGATTTTGTGATGGAAGACGCTCGGTCTTTGCAAAAAAATCTGGCTGGAAGAGATCAACAAAAACTTGATGATTACTTAACTAGCGTGCGAGAAATTGAGCAGCGCATCCAGCGTGCTGAGCAATTTGGCCAGCCACCCGATCCCGCCATCGACACACCCGCTGGCATTCCGACCAGTTACGAGGAACACCTGCATTTAATGTACAGCATGTTAGTGCTGGCTTTTCAAACAGATTCCACTCGGGTCGCCACGATGCTGATGGCCCATGACGGAAGCAATCGACCATTTCCAGAACTCAATATTTCTGCCGGCCATCACGATCTTTCACACCACCATGGCAATGAAGATATGTTGGCGAAAGTGGGTGAAATTGACATCTGGTACATGAAGCAATTCGCTTGGTTCTTGGACAAGCTGAATGAAACACAAGATATTGACGGACAGCCACTGCTGCACAATTCGATGATTGTTTACGGCTGCGGCAACGCAGACGGTAACCGCCACAGTCACGACAATTTGCCGATTGTACTGGCGGGAAATGGCGGCGGTACATTGTCTCCAGGGCGTTACGTGAAGTTCAATTCGATACCGGCGTGTAATTTGTTTCTGAGTATGTTGGAGCGCATGGAAATTCAAGGCATCCAACGGTTCGGCGATTCCACCGGGCGAGCTCAAGGCATCTGATATATGCCCGCACTCGATTTTGGCCGGAAGTTGGGGCTATTCTTCGAATTCGCGGCGCCGAGGAATGAGACATGTAAATGCCCCACTCCGTCGATAGTAATCAACGGCCTAACATAATTTGTGTAGCAATCGATCGCTTACATATCGGGCATATCGGTGCTTACGGAAATGCCTGGGTACGGACTCCTGCGTTGGATCAATTAGCAGCAGAATCACTTGTACTGGATCGGGCTGTCATTGATTCACCTCATCTGGAAGTAATCTACCGTTCGCTGTGGCTGGGTTTGCACGCCTTATGTCCGAACAATCATGAGTCCCAGCGGCAGCATTTAGCGACGATCCTTTCTCAGGCTGGATGGCATACGGCGTTACTCTCGGACGATCGTACGGTCGCCAGCCATCCTTTGGCTATACCATTTGCAGAGCGAATATTTGTTGAATCGTCTAGTGTCAGACCAAGCTCAAATGGCAACAATGAAATTGCTGAAAATGCCGTGGAAACTGACGCCGCAGCAATTTTCGCTGCAACGGGCAATTGGCTGGAAGTGGCTCAGCGCCCATTTTTCTTATGGATTCATACGGGCACCCTGGGGCAAATATGGGATGCACC
The window above is part of the Pirellulales bacterium genome. Proteins encoded here:
- a CDS encoding DUF1552 domain-containing protein, with protein sequence MAFVYFPNGARQDYWWPKIAENNSHTGLQFGTADFQFGRTMQSLEKLRQHVQVLSGLDHINATPGPDGAGDHARANGTFLTGVRVRKTAGADIHAGVSVDQVAAEHIGHLTRFPSLELSCEPARKSGNCDSGYSCAYQFNLAWRSPTSPLGPEANPRLVFERLFGAGPQGQRQDNYLLRQQQQRSILDFVMEDARSLQKNLAGRDQQKLDDYLTSVREIEQRIQRAEQFGQPPDPAIDTPAGIPTSYEEHLHLMYSMLVLAFQTDSTRVATMLMAHDGSNRPFPELNISAGHHDLSHHHGNEDMLAKVGEIDIWYMKQFAWFLDKLNETQDIDGQPLLHNSMIVYGCGNADGNRHSHDNLPIVLAGNGGGTLSPGRYVKFNSIPACNLFLSMLERMEIQGIQRFGDSTGRAQGI
- a CDS encoding DUF1592 domain-containing protein, encoding MLNQKSDRWFMGKLLRIFRLALGCALCPFLNAQLAWSADNEPKPEFHQQIEPLLVQYCYECHGFGEKKGQVAFDEFKTDDELLHNPDLWWKVLRNVRSNIMPPAGNLRPTNEEKLLLAQWIKYQGLGINPRDPDPGHVTLRRLNRVEYRNTIRDLMGFDYKTTEEFPADDTGYGFDNISDVLTVSPLLLEKYLKAAETIVAGAVPTEPRSIDEHTIPGNRFHTADEKLNGSRLSFYQPATIAHSFHALHTGTYRVLLDVVVQGNFEFDPGRCRVIFKVDDQQELQEEFGWYDGKKFHFQFEQQLSEGDHPFTLSLEPLTPTSKKINSLDLILTSVQVQGPLEDQYRVKTANYDRFFSRSEPPSSEDERRQYAREVLSKFVKQAYRRPVDDETIERLVTIARSVYSQPDKRFEEGVQRAMVAVLASPRFLFRAEEPDPTHLNDTYPLVDEYALASRLSYFLWSSTPDRELFQLAEQGQLRMNLEKQVLRMIKDPRSEALTQNFVGQWLQVRDVEGTPINEQAVVAREDDELRKLLDTLRNGGPDIDRRSIFRQLRNRPNAVQLNGDIRHAMQQEVEMLFDHIVHEDRSVLDLIDCDYTFLNEKLASYYGLPDVHGNEMRQVALPKDSPRGGVLTTGAVLVVTSNPDRTSPVKRGLFILDNILGSPPPPPPGNVPLLEDSEKGFKDHQPTSREVLELHRSQPLCSSCHTRMDPLGLGLENFNALGRWRDKERGQPIDSTGELLTGEKFESVQDLKHILLTRYREDFYRCLTEKLLTFALGRGLNYDDVDTVDTIVDRLQQENGQFSALLTGIIDSPQFEKRRRAIAVVGQTAQKP